A genomic region of Apteryx mantelli isolate bAptMan1 chromosome 10, bAptMan1.hap1, whole genome shotgun sequence contains the following coding sequences:
- the KLHL36 gene encoding kelch-like protein 36: MEGTRQTRICRPHKISESSKVYRWDDHSSLVLQSLNEQRHRGLFCDIVLVVDEQRVPAHRNLLAVCSDYFNSMFTIGMREAHQKEVELFGASYIGLKAVVDFLYGSELSLDGGNIDYVLETAHLLQIWKVVDFCCEYLENEVSEENYLYLQELASIYNLKRLDSYIDSFILQNFGTLSFTPDFLQNVSMQKLCQYLDSSNVQQECEHDLLQAALQWLTQYPERENEAYQVLDNIHFPLIPKSDLLHRVKPAVCSLLPKEANCEGFIEEAVNYHNNVTAQPVLQNKRTALRTSEERLLFVGGEVSERCLELSDDTCFLDVRKGQWVAETPLPARRSHHCVAVLGGFIFIAGGSFSRDNGGDAASNLLYRYDPRCNQWIKVASMRQRRVDFYLGAITDMLVAVGGRNENGALSSVETYSPQKDTWSYIAGLPRFTYGHAGTVYKEFVYISGGHDYQIGPYRKNLLCYDYRTDVWEEKRPMITARGWHSMCTLQDHIYSIGGSDDNIETMARFDILSVESYSPQCNQWTRVAPLLQANSESGVAVWEGKIYILGGYSWEETVFSKTVQVYDKEKNKWYKGTDLPKAIAGVSACVCALKPKTDDKKKKTKTKKHQDRGR, translated from the exons ATGGAGGGAACCCGGCAAACTAGGATTTGTCGTCCACACAAGATAAGTGAATCCTCAAAG GTGTACAGATGGGACGACCACTCTAGTCTTGTTCTTCAGAGTCTGAATGAGCAGAGGCACCGAGGCCTCTTTTGTGATATTGTCCTTGTGGTGGATGAACAGAGAGTCCCTGCCCATCGGAACCTCCTAGCTGTTTGCAGTGACTACTTCAACTCTATGTTCACTATTGGTATGCGAGAAGCCCACCAAAAAGAGGTTGAACTTTTTGGAGCCTCTTATATTGGTCTCAAGGCTGTCGTAGACTTTCTGTATGGCAGTGAGCTGTCTTTAGATGGCGGCAATATTGACTATGTGCTCGAAACGGCTCATCTGCTGCAGATCTGGAAGGTGGTTGACTTCTGTTGCGAGTATCTTGAGAATGAAGTCAGTGAGGAGAACTATTTATACCTGCAAGAGCTAGCCTCTATTTACAACCTGAAGCGCCTTGACTCCTACATTGATTCTTTCATCTTGCAGAACTTTGGCACGCTGTCTTTCACCCCGGACTTCTTGCAAAATGTTTCCATGCAGAAGTTGTGCCAGTACCTGgacagcagcaatgtgcagcaGGAGTGTGAGCATGACTTGCTGCAGGCTGCCTTGCAGTGGCTTACCCAGTACCCAGAAAGAGAGAACGAGGCTTACCAGGTTCTGGATAACATTCACTTTCCTTTGATACCTAAAAGCGATCTTCTCCACCGAGTCAAGCCTGCTGTTTGCTCTCTTCTTCCCAAAGAAGCAAACTGTGAGGGTTTTATAGAGGAAGCGGTGAACTATCATAATAATGTCACTGCTCAGCCGGTGCTGCAGAACAAACGGACTGCTCTGAGAACTAGCGAGGAAAGGCTCCTCTTTGTTGGCGGGGAGGTTTCCGAACGGTGCTTGGAACTGAGTGATGATACCTGCTTCTTGGACGTCAGAAAGGGGCAATGGGTAGCAGAAACCCCTCTCCCAGCCCGACGAAGTCACCACTGTGTTGCAGTCTTGGGAGGCTTCATCTTCATAGCCGGAGGCAGCTTTTCAAGAGACAATGGAGGGGATGCAGCTTCAAATCTCCTATATAGGTATGATCCCCGCTGTAACCAGTGGATAAAG GTTGCCTCCATGAGACAACGTCGTGTAGACTTCTACCTGGGAGCTATTACTGACATGCTGGTAGCTGTTGGTGGCAGGAATGAAAATGGGGCGCTTTCTTCAGTAGAGACCTATAGTCCTCAAAAAGATACATGGTCCTATATAGCAGGCTTGCCAAG GTTTACTTACGGCCATGCTGGAACAGTCTACAAGGAATTTGTGTACATTTCAGGAGGCCATGATTACCAAATTGGCCCATATAGAAAAAATCTGCTCTGCTATGATTATCGCACGGATGTTTGGGAGGAGAAAAGGCCAATGATCACTGCCAGGGGGTGGCACAGTATGTGCACCTTACAGGACCATATCTATTCCATTGGAGGCAGCGATGACAACATAGAAACCATGGCCCGTTTTGACATTCTGAGTGTGGAGTCGTACAGCCCTCAATGCAACCAGTGGACCAGAGTTGCTCCTTTGCTGCAAGCAAACAGTGAGTCAGGGGTGGCTGTTTGGGAAGGCAAGATTTATATTCTTGGAGGCTACAGCTGGGAagaaacagtcttctccaaaacaGTCCAAGTTTAtgataaggagaaaaataagtgGTACAAAGGAACAGACTTACCCAAAGCAATTGCTGGTGTGTCTGCATGTGTCTGTGCGTTGAAACCTAAAACagatgacaaaaagaaaaagacaaaaacaaaaaaacatcaaGATCGAGGAAGATGA